Proteins co-encoded in one Salmo salar unplaced genomic scaffold, Ssal_v3.1, whole genome shotgun sequence genomic window:
- the LOC106606183 gene encoding repetitive proline-rich cell wall protein 1-like, translating to MSISCPLLVFPREGPLYIKGLSPAALERPALYIKGLSPGALERPALYIKGLSPGALERPALYIKGLSPGALERPALYIKGLSPGALERPALYIKGLSPGALERPALYIKGVSPGALERPALYIKGVSPGALERPALYIKGLSPGALERPALYIKGVSPGALERPALYIKGVSPGALERPALYIKGLSPGALERPALYIKGVSPGALERPALYIKGVSPGALERPALYIKGLSPGALERPALYIKGLSPGALERPALYIKGLSPGAPERPALYIKGLSPGALERPALYIKGLSPGALERPALYIKGLSPGALERPALYIKGLSPGALERPALYIKGVSPGALERPALYIKGLSPGALERPALYIKGLSPGALERPALYIKGLSLGLWNSQLST from the coding sequence CTCTCTACATAAAGGGACTCAGCCCTGCGGCTCTGGAACGGCCAGCTCTCTACATAAAGGGACTCAGCCCTGGGGCTCTGGAACGGCCAGCTCTCTACATAAAGGGACTCAGCCCTGGGGCTCTGGAACGGCCAGCTCTCTACATAAAGGGACTCAGCCCGGGGGCTCTGGAACGGCCAGCTCTCTACATAAAGGGACTCAGCCCTGGGGCTCTGGAACGGCCAGCTCTCTACATAAAGGGACTCAGCCCTGGGGCTCTGGAACGGCCAGCTCTCTACATAAAGGGAGTCAGCCCTGGGGCTCTGGAACGGCCAGCTCTCTACATAAAGGGAGTCAGCCCTGGGGCTCTGGAACGGCCAGCTCTCTACATAAAGGGACTCAGCCCTGGGGCTCTGGAACGGCCAGCTCTCTACATAAAGGGAGTCAGCCCTGGGGCTCTGGAACGGCCAGCTCTCTACATAAAGGGAGTCAGCCCTGGGGCTCTGGAACGGCCAGCTCTCTACATAAAGGGACTCAGCCCTGGGGCTCTGGAACGGCCAGCTCTCTACATAAAGGGAGTCAGCCCTGGGGCTCTGGAACGGCCAGCTCTCTACATAAAGGGAGTCAGCCCTGGGGCTCTGGAACGGCCAGCTCTCTACATAAAGGGACTCAGCCCTGGGGCTCTGGAACGGCCAGCTCTCTACATAAAGGGACTCAGCCCTGGGGCTCTGGAACGGCCAGCTCTCTACATAAAGGGACTCAGCCCTGGGGCTCCGGAACGGCCAGCTCTCTACATAAAGGGACTCAGCCCTGGGGCTCTGGAACGGCCAGCTCTCTACATAAAGGGACTCAGCCCTGGGGCTCTGGAACGGCCAGCTCTCTACATAAAGGGACTCAGCCCTGGGGCTCTGGAACGGCCAGCTCTCTACATAAAGGGACTCAGCCCTGGGGCTCTGGAACGACCAGCTCTCTACATAAAGGGAGTCAGCCCTGGGGCTCTGGAACGGCCAGCTCTCTACATAAAGGGACTCAGCCCTGGGGCTCTGGAACGGCCAGCTCTCTACATAAAGGGACTCAGCCCTGGGGCTCTGGAACGGCCAGCTCTCTACATAAAGGGACTCAGCCTGGGGCTCTGGAACAGCCAGCTCTCAACATAA